The bacterium DNA window GAAATCCATTCAAACCAGTGGCGTTAAAGCATGGGTTCACGCTTTTGGAGCTTTTGGTTGTTATAGGCATAATTGCCGTACTTGCCAGCATACTTTTGCCTGTAGTAAACAGGGCTAGGGAAGAAGGGCGCAAGACGGCATGCATACAAACCATGAGACAGATTTATCTGGCTGTATCAATGTATAAGGATGACTACAATAATTATCTGCCTCCCTGGCTTTCTAATTTATATCCAAGTTACATCGGCACTAACAAAAAAATTTACCTTTGTCTCAGCGATACTTCAAAAGGAACAGAGGGTGGAAAACCTGATTGGCACCAGGATCAATACTCAGAGACGGATGATACCAGTTCAAATACTACCGCTCCAGGTCGTGACCCGCAAATTACCGCCTGCAGTTATCTCTATGAGTTCTGTGGTGCTACTTGTACATGGTTTGAAAACAGTTATGTCTCAAGTTCATCTGAGTTTATCGAAGCTGATACAAATAATGATGGTACAGTAACATGGAATGAAGCGAAGAAATGGCAGATGAAAAGTTATATGGGACCCAAAATTCCTATTGTGAGGTGTTTCTGGCATACCAGATCACCTTTAACAAATGATGATATTGTTTTGAATATGAGCTATGATGGAAACTTAACTATAAGCGGCCCTGAATGGGAAACCACTACTCATTAGAGGAGGTTCCAGGTTATTCCAAATAGCTGATTTTTGCGGCAATATCTCTGTTGAAAGAAGGTATGGCGATAAGCAGGCTACCATCAGCGCATTTTATCTCTTCTTTTTTCAAAATTATGCCCTGATAGGTATCCCACCAGTATATCAGATAGTTGCCGGTTCTCAGGCCAAGTATCTCTCCATTAAGCGCATGCATTCTTTTATCGCTTTTATTCTGGATCCACAGTAACAAATTGGTGTTATCTTTGTTAACCAGAGCATGAGTTCTTACAAGAATAGACGGGGTGGAATTTCCAGGATGATAACACTTAATTTGCCTGAACTGATAGTTTTCCTTTGTCCATTTCACATCTTTAACAAATTCTGCCAAGGCCTTAAAGTGATAATAAAGATTATTCTGGTCAATATGGCTGTCCCACCACCAGCTCATAGCCGTCCCGGCAGCTAAAGAAAAGACAGTGCTCCAGATACCGTCGTGCAGATAGTAGCCTTTGGGATCGCAACGTGAGTCCTGGTTGCTGTGAGTTATGGCAAATTCACCTACTAAATGAGGTTTAGCATACAACGTGTTCATTGTGTATCCCAATTTCTGGATCGTGAGAACAATGTCTTTACTCTCGTAGGTCCGGCTTTGAGTAAAATTAATGCCAGGTAACTGGAATACCTTAGTATCCCCCGGATTCTGGAAATAACTGGTGGTTACAAGATGTTTGTAGGGGTCGAACCTGGAGAGATATTGTATTATCTCCTTATGCCAATCCCAGACATTCTCAGAGGAGTAATTATCAGTGAAATCAACCTCATTCCACAGTTCCCAGGCCAATACATTGGGGCTGTAACCCCAGCGGGCTATAATATAGCGAAGTTTTTGCTTATAATACTTTTTTGCCTGAGGACTGGTAAAAAACTCCTCTGGTTTAGCGCAGGGGCCGCCATTCGTCTTATTATATAGATTAGAAGACCATTTCCCGTAGGTTGAGGTGCTATTCAAAGTATTAAAAGTATCTATACACAGCATGACGTATATACCTCTGCTCTCTGCCAGATTGAGTACGTAGTCCAGCCGCCAGGCATCAGCCATGTTATAGCTGCCAAGTTTCTCCCATTCCAGAGCAAAAGCCCATGGAGAAAGCCAGATTCTAGTATAAT harbors:
- a CDS encoding DUF5060 domain-containing protein — translated: MLEDIPKFDYDDVMGEKVILRTCLCFIMLGLILTGCADEKKINFRTEIKKAIRTYQQFELTFDLKQFTGNPFNPENIEVTATFYSPKREKIHILGFLYQDYQRSLPKNGNVSLVPKGQPCWKIRFTPTQKGIYYYQLHLKNKLNIYHSRRRKLHVTSSDTRGFIRVSPEDRRYFEFDSGSPYFAVGHNLCWYSSNKGTYDYDYYFSRMKEAGENYTRIWLSPWAFALEWEKLGSYNMADAWRLDYVLNLAESRGIYVMLCIDTFNTLNSTSTYGKWSSNLYNKTNGGPCAKPEEFFTSPQAKKYYKQKLRYIIARWGYSPNVLAWELWNEVDFTDNYSSENVWDWHKEIIQYLSRFDPYKHLVTTSYFQNPGDTKVFQLPGINFTQSRTYESKDIVLTIQKLGYTMNTLYAKPHLVGEFAITHSNQDSRCDPKGYYLHDGIWSTVFSLAAGTAMSWWWDSHIDQNNLYYHFKALAEFVKDVKWTKENYQFRQIKCYHPGNSTPSILVRTHALVNKDNTNLLLWIQNKSDKRMHALNGEILGLRTGNYLIYWWDTYQGIILKKEEIKCADGSLLIAIPSFNRDIAAKISYLE
- a CDS encoding prepilin-type N-terminal cleavage/methylation domain-containing protein, producing MKRRNPFKPVALKHGFTLLELLVVIGIIAVLASILLPVVNRAREEGRKTACIQTMRQIYLAVSMYKDDYNNYLPPWLSNLYPSYIGTNKKIYLCLSDTSKGTEGGKPDWHQDQYSETDDTSSNTTAPGRDPQITACSYLYEFCGATCTWFENSYVSSSSEFIEADTNNDGTVTWNEAKKWQMKSYMGPKIPIVRCFWHTRSPLTNDDIVLNMSYDGNLTISGPEWETTTH